The following proteins come from a genomic window of Blastococcus sp. HT6-30:
- a CDS encoding DUF202 domain-containing protein, with the protein MTPVETQPERTALAWQRTGLGVLAVAALLGHRALEVGHPALLVVAGVAALLGLGVLGGLAPARYRQVQDRVAGGRAVTTSVPALAATGVVVLTALAAAVAVLVPG; encoded by the coding sequence GTGACGCCGGTGGAGACCCAGCCCGAGCGCACCGCGCTGGCCTGGCAGCGCACCGGCCTGGGCGTGCTGGCCGTCGCCGCGCTGCTCGGCCACCGCGCGCTCGAGGTCGGGCACCCGGCCCTGCTCGTCGTGGCCGGGGTGGCCGCGCTGCTGGGCCTGGGGGTGCTGGGCGGCCTGGCCCCGGCGCGTTACCGGCAGGTGCAGGACCGGGTGGCCGGCGGCCGGGCGGTGACCACGTCGGTGCCGGCACTGGCGGCGACCGGCGTGGTGGTGCTCACCGCGCTCGCCGCCGCCGTCGCCGTGCTCGTCCCGGGCTGA
- a CDS encoding DUF202 domain-containing protein yields MPERADGPDHPDYRFTLANERTLLAWLRTGLALVAGGVAVATYAPDLGVRWGSAAVALALVLIGLGTALAGYRRWRGNEAAIAAGRALPSSYAVPAIAAAVAAVVVVVGVLVGVEVMRG; encoded by the coding sequence GTGCCCGAGCGCGCCGACGGCCCCGACCATCCCGACTACCGGTTCACCCTCGCCAACGAGCGCACGCTGCTGGCCTGGCTGCGGACCGGGCTGGCCCTGGTCGCCGGCGGGGTCGCCGTCGCCACCTACGCCCCCGACCTGGGCGTGCGCTGGGGCAGCGCCGCCGTGGCCCTGGCCCTCGTGCTGATCGGGCTGGGAACCGCGCTGGCCGGCTACCGCCGGTGGCGGGGCAACGAGGCGGCGATCGCCGCGGGGCGGGCGCTCCCGTCGAGCTACGCCGTGCCCGCGATCGCTGCCGCGGTGGCCGCGGTCGTGGTCGTGGTCGGCGTGCTGGTCGGCGTCGAGGTGATGCGCGGGTGA